The sequence gtcaatgatctcaaggcagctgggaccatagtcaccaagaaaacaattggtaacacactacgccgtgaaggactgaaatcctgcagcgcccgcaaggtccccctgctcaagaatacatatacatgcccgtctgaagtttgccaatgaacatctgaatgattcagaggacaactggtgaaagtgttgtggtcagatgagaccaaaatggagctctttggcatcaactcaactcgccgtgtttggaggaggaatgctgcctatgaccccaagaacaccatctccaccgtcaaacctggaggtggaaacattatgctttgggggtgtttttctgctaaggggacaggacaacttcacttcatcaaagggacgatggatggcgccatgtaccgtcaaatcttgggtgagaacctccttccctcagccaggctcattgaaaatgggtcgtggatgggtattccagcatgacaatgacccaaaacacacggccaaggcaacaaaggagtggctcaagaagaagcacattaaggtcctggagtggcctagccagtctccagaccttaatcccatagaaaatctgtggagggagctgaaggttcgagttgccaaacgtcagcctcgaaaccttaatgactcggagaagatctgcaaagaggagtgggacaaaatccctcctgagatgtgtgcaaacctggtggctaactacaagaaacgtctgacctctgattgccaacaagggttttgccaccaagtactaagtcatgttttgcagaggggtcaaatacttatttcccttattaaaatgcaaatcattttctaacatttttgacatgcatttttctggatttttttgttgttattctgtctctcactgttcaaattaacctaccattaaaattatagactgatcatttctttgtaagtgggcaaacgtacaaaatcagcaggggatcaaatacttttttcccccactgtaatctTACTTAATCATTATGTAGCCTAACCTGATGTAATCTTACCTAATAATCTGTTTGTGGAGCTACTTAATTAAGGTCAAGGGAGCAAACCTATGTCACAGCTATTCTATCCACATGGTCAAACTCCCAAGATTTTGTCTAGTTGCCCAcctaaaagacacaaaaacacaGTTCTGAGAAACAGAACACAGTTGCATCCCACTGGGTAAAAACGGGTTGAATCATCAtcgtttccacgtcatttcaacaaaaataATTATGTGATGACATTAAAAAGgttcggaccctttttttcaattttcgtcaaaaatgacatgcccaaatctaactgcctgtagcaagggtatgcatattcttgataccatttgaaagaaaaccctttgacatttgtggaaatgtgaaatgaatgtaggagaatataacccattagatctggtaaaagataatacaaacaaaaaaacatgtgttttcaaaaatgtttttttgttccatcatctttgaaaagcaagagaaaggccatacacTCAGATAGGATTTTAGATGTAATTTAGATGTTGTCCACAAGATGGAAGCAGTGTGGGGTGGagccagttcctacatttgaatacattttttcaaacaaaactacactCTCTCTGGGACtttcaggatgacaaatcagagcaagattactgaatgtaactatattatttaccttcagaggtgaatgtatcaaaccaattGCCAtgatgtgttttgttgttgtgcactatcctcaaacaatagcatggtattttttgccataatagctactgtaaattggacaccgcagttagattaacaagaatttaagctttctggccataagacatgtctatgttcCTGTTGTTTACAATGTCATTCTAGTCACAATATCGAATATTGAGCAACAActgtcccggtttagggacactgatcccgtagatcaatgtggaaaactgatcggatttgcaaaaagtcaacgtaagggaattttgtattttttttcaaacCTAAATCCAATTACacagtgacattttttgttgattttacATTGAATTcgcattagttgacaactcaaccaaatgtaaatcaaaactaaacaTTGAATTAACgattgtgcccagtgggatagcaCTCATCCTTAAATGATGAGTGGGTTAAATTGTGAGAGAATTGGAAAAGTGGCAACACTAAAGACTCTACTGTAAATATAGGGCATTGCACTGATTTTACAAGGCACTTGGGGAGGCTGTTACAGAGATAAGAAACAAAATGGGAGTGTCTGTGATTACAATGAGCTCAAGCACCAGGGTTACTTGTACTGTGCCGTAGAGTGTTCTGTTGCATGTTCACACCAGGGCAACAAGGCTGAGTGATACTCCAGGACCAGGGCTCAATCCTCACAACAATGTTAACACTTCTCACCAATCACATCAGCTGGATAACATTACAATACTTGATTTATTAGAAATCAATAATGCAATGATAGAAGGGTTGCCCTTGAATCACACAGAGCAAGCCTGATCAACCACTGCCATAACATTAACATGTTGTTTCTGATTATTTCTTTTCGCTGGCTGCTTTCCGTGAAATAGTTTTGTTTGTGTTGGCATACTTGTGTTTATCATTTCTGTAAATGAGAGAAAATAGATTTATGAATGCACAATTTCATCAggtttgaacaaaaatataatgtaTTTTAAAGTAAAATTATGTGTTTAGACATCAGTGTGTGTGCACAGTATAGTACCTGCTCATTTTGACTTTGCTCCTGCACCCCAGTCCTCCCTCCCAGTGACTGGTGTAGGCTCCTCTCGTCATCATGCCTCCACAGCTGACACAGGGCTTCCCATTGCTGTACGGCTACAAGTAAGGACAACAGCAGTTTAGGGTTGAAATCTAGCATATGGAGATGCACTACTCTAGCCATCGAGGCAGCTTACCTGCTCTTTACAGCAGTGACCACAGATCATCCTGGTGGCCAGCTCCATGGGGTGGTCCTGGTCCTCGTCATGACACACGTCACAGGGGTAGGCCCGGCCACAGCATGAGAACCTGAGAGCACACCCATGGGATGTCACTCACCAGCAAAGTTTACTTTGGCAACACAAAATGATGTTAAAGGGAAAGAGGTCGCTAAGAACCTGAGCCAGCGATGACTCTGTCTGTAGTGTTTGCAGGATCCCTTCTCAGGTAGTGGTTTCCCCATCTGTATGGCGGGGTCCCTTATGTTACGCCGATAGGTCAGTGAAGAGTCACTGTGCCCTGTACAGTACAGTCAACTATGTATTACAGACAGAATAGCCAAAACAGCGGTTTAACCTTCTTCCATGTTTCATCATTAAAATCCTACTATAGGCCTTTGTTTCTGACCGGTTTTCTCTTTGCGTGGCGGAATGTACTGGAATCGTGTGCTGTCAACCAGGATGCTGAGTTTGCTGTGACAGTGCTGACAGTTGAACTCCTTGCTCTGGCCATACAAAAGGTTCTGCAGACAAAATAATACACAAAATCAGACTAATCAAATAACAGAACAGACCATCTTAGATCAAAACTTCACCCAGATATAAATACTTTCATCATCATAAAACAAGAATGGAGCAATAAACAGAGTGTTGGTGACCTTCACAGGTCCCTCTTTGGAGCAGTTGAGGCAGACAATGACCAGATCACAGTCCTGCAGGACCAGGTCCACAGGAGCAGCGGTGCCCAGGTCCAGATAGCCCAGGACGTCACTGTAGTGGTGCAGCATGCTGGGTCTGAAAGCAGCACTGATCCCTGCGTTACACTTCTCACACTGGGCCGTGCAGGGGTTCCTGCCATTTAGAGTCAGGTCTGCTGTCACCTTACACCTgtaaacaacacacacaggaTTGACAGACACACACTTATGTCACATCTCCAAAAATACTGCAGATAAGTTTAATCTTTCCTCCTATAGGCAATATTCCAAGGGGAAAATGTGAGATACAGTGTAGGCTACAGAAGATGGCATCAGTGGAGGACAGTCTGTCTGCTCACCTGCTGCACTGCAGACACACAGTGATCTGTGTGGCGACCACAGTCGCCGTGCCCTCTCCCAGTCTCAGGCCCAGGAGCTTCACCTCTGTTCCTCTGCGGGGCTCACTGAGCTTAATATTCTCCACCTTCCCCTGGTCCTCTTCATCACtaacaccaccatcatcatcatcatcatcatcatcatcatcacagccAGGGaccaatagttttttcccctcctcATCTTCTCCTTCTCTGCTCTCCTCATCAGTTGCCGTGTGAAGGACAGGGTCAGGCGTGTCATCAGCGGCAGGCTCTTTGTACACGGTTGCCTGGAGCTTCTGGTATGGCACAAACTGAATTCCAGCCTTTGCTATCTCCATGTCTTTTTTCAGCTGAGGAGAGATTTAAAAGAGAGAAAGGATTGGAACGCTGCTGTCAAGTTGTTAAGTAGTTTTAAGGAAAGGACAGTCTCTCATGGAAAACAGAGGTTACCAGGAAGATATCATACTAAGtagactaacataaatggaactCTGTTTTTATACCAGTCTACAGTCTCACCTGCCTGGCTCCCTCAGTGAACAGTCTTTCCATGCTGCGATCCAACCAGCGAAGGAAGGGCCGGAAGAGCAGCTCCACCTTACCCATCAGCTGATTGGTGGCATGTTTAGCCTGTAGCCATTCCAGTGAGGCTTGTTCAACATATCTAtgtgaataaaaaaaacatgagctggcgcacacccagagacAATTATTGTATGTAGAGGTGCTGATTAACAGCGAATAAACTATAACCTATTAAAAAAGAGcaccacactatatataaactcccagtaatttattgggttaATCACCTACGTTTCGGCATCACTATGCCACAATTAGTGGGATatataaacttagcaaaaaaagaaaaggtcctctcactgtcaacggcgttcattttcagcaaacttaacgtgtaaatatttgtatgaacataacaagattcaacaactgagacaaactgaaaaagttccacagacatgtaactaacagaaattgaataatgtatccctgaacaaaggggggtgtcaaaagtaacagtcagtatctggtgcggccaccagctgcattaagtactacactacacctcatatatatatatatatatatacacacacacacacacacatttttctcAATGTGTCCGTCTACATAGACATGTTgtaacacatacatacatacatacatacatacatacatacatacatacatacatacatacatacatacatatatatatatatatatacacacacacacacacacatacatacatacatacatacatatatacatatacatacacatacatatatatagatatatatacacacatacatacatacatacatatatacatatacatatatatatatatacatacatatatacacacatatatatatatatatatatatatatatatatatatatatatatatatacacatacatacatacatacatatatatatatacacatatacatatatacatatatatatatatacatacatacatatatatatatacacatatacatatatatacacatatatatatatatatatacatacacacacacacacacacacatacatacatacatacatacatacatatatatatgtgtgtgtgtgtgtgtgtgtgtgtgtgtgtgtgtatatatatatatatatatatacatatatacacacatacatacatacatacatacatacatatatatatatatatatatatatatatatatatatatatatatatatatatatatatacacacacacacacagttgaagtcggaagtttacatacacttaggttggaatcattaaaactctgGGCTGAAGGcttataggcctgttgtaaggcaggtttgttatttcaaggcctaccttcaaactcagtgccagtAGTGACATCTATCTTCCTTAGAGTGTTACAACATGTCTATGTTGATGGACACATTgagaaaaatgtatcaaaacgTTATTGTATTTCGACTGTAAAGccattgaaaataaaataaagtttCTCTCACCTTCCCATAACTGATGGCAAGTCCTGGTCCAGTGGTATATCTAATGTAAATACCTggagagaattttttttttttttttaaatgtacacctTGAGTCTTAGCTCTAGACACAATAGGATTATAATCAAACAGATGAGATTCGTAGGTCAAATATTTGAGTTTACCTCTTGTGGGTACTTTTCCGGAAAGCTCACCATTATGTCAACGTCTTTCAAGTCAAAAGGCTGTAAAACAGTATAAGGAGTGTGTCAGCATGTTTTTATGCACAATTTTCCATGCTGTAACATTCCTATGATGTTCATAAAACTATATCATAGTAGAAACAATAAAAGACAATGGCCTTTGAGGCCTTGAGTTGTGGATTGGAATAATGCAGACAATGTTTACCCAGTCTGGATCAGTGGGCTGTACTGTGGCTCGGTAGAAGGTGACTTGGCCGTCGCTCCGTTCCTGCACAATAAGCTGTTCTTTAGGAAAACGCTTTATCAGCTGCTTGATCTCAGTGTCCCGTAGCTGTTTGGTGATATTGTCAGTCAGGTCACTCAGTTTGACCACCTGAAGGGCACTGGGAGGGGGGGCATGGGGCACCCTGGGCCTGCCTCCGTCTCCTACAGGCTGGTCGTCAACTAGGGGAAACTGTGGTGGGTGCCAGTAGTGACATCTATCTTCCATGGTGCAGCACCCAGAGAGAAAATAGCGACAGGGCCGGCGATTGTTGGCCCTCTCACCTCTGGTTGGAGCAGCCCTTGGTTTGGAGGGCAGCCTGTGGCCTACATCTCCAGGGCTGTCAACCACTGGATTCTGCTGTGTGATTCCAGGGTGGCTGTGAGGGCCTGTCCCTCTTTGGTTCTCCTGTTCTGACCTTCGGTTTGTCCTGTTCTCTACCTTCCCCTGGGTGAGGGTGGTGGAATCTCCTCTTTGATGGAGGAAGCGGCACTTCCTCCCAAAGTTACAGTGCCGTCCCTGTGAGTAGAAACGACACAGCTGGACTTGAGGGCCACCATGTGCTGGTTGATTCCTGCTCTCTTCCTCATTGTGACACAGAGCGACAGAGTCCCCATTGCTCTCTGGTGATACCTATAGAAAATAACTCTTGTTATGACATTCATGAAAACGTGCAGGGAGTACAAAGTAGGAAACACTGAAAAGACCATCACTGAAACAAGAAAATACAACATGTAGTTTGTCACAGacgacatacagtgcattcggaaagtattcagacaccttgtctttttccacattttgttattagaTAATACAGTGATTGACACAATAAGATAAATCAGTCTCTTACTCGTGTATTGACACAAATATCCTGTCATTCATCCCTATGaactacatacagtgcattcggaaagtattcagaccccttgactatttccacattttgttatattacagccttattctaaaattgattcaattgtcgtcccccccccccatcaatctacaaacaatgcccgataatgacaaagcaaaaacaagttgacatttttgcaaatgtatcaaaaataaaaaacatatcccttcttgggtatgacgctacaagcttggtacacctgtatttggggagtttctcccattcttctctgcagatcctctcaagtcctgtcaggttggatggggagcgtcactgcacagctattttcacatatctccagagatgttctatcaAGTTCAAGTCCCAAAGCcgctcctgctttgtcttggctgtgtgcttgggtcgctaccctgttggaaggtgaaccttcgccgcagtctgaggtcctgagcaggttaccaccatgcttcagcgtagggatggtattggccaggtgatgagcggtgcctggtttcctccagatgtgacgcttggcattcaggccaaagagttcaatcttggtttcatcagaccagataatcttgtttctcatgttgtgagagtctttaggtgccttttggcaaactccaagtgggctgtcatgtgccttttactgaggagtggcttctgtctggccactctaccataaaggcctgattggtggagtgctgcagagatgcttgtccttctggaaggttctcccatctccacagaggaactctgtcagagtgaccatcagattcttggtcacctccctgaccaacgccCTTCCCCCCAGATTGCTCAGCTTGGCCAGgaggccaactctaggaagagtcttggtggttccaaacttcttacatttaagaatgatggaggccactgtgttcttggggaccttcaatgttgcagaaatgttttggtacccttcctcagatctgtgccttgacacaatcctgtctctgagctatacggacaattccttcaacctcatggcttggtttttgctctgacatgcactgccaactgtgggactttataaagacaggtgtgtgcctttccaaatcatgtctaatcaattgaatttaccacaagtggactccaatcaagttgtagaaacatcatggatgatcaatggaaacaggatgcatagcaatagtctcatagcaaatggtctgaatacttatgtaaataaggtatttctgtttttccgctttgtcattatggggtagtgtagattgatgacaaacattttatttcatcaattttagaataaggctgtaacgtaacaaaatgtggaacaagttaaggggtctgaatacttcccgaatgcactgtatatcagacTAAACTACTTCACTAGAAATAGCCTCCAGTGTCCATCttctgtactgtaggcctactactACTAGCTAGCGAAATCATAACACACATTAAATGGTTTTGACTAGATGGGATGCAGCTAATGTCAGCAGTGACTACTTAGCAGGTTAGGAGACCTGGGGTAAGGTTAGGAAAGGGGTTAGTGTTATCTAAAATGTAAAAGTGTCCTCGACGCGACTTTTGACGTCACTTTGACAAATAACTgcatcccttctagccatgaccagcTAAAATATCAAAATATGGCACTCATTTTGAATGAGTTAGCCCAACAACACTATTACACCTTTTAATAACGTACAGTACCTCAACGCTGTTTACAGGTGAACGTTCCATGTAGCTATTTGCTATTCGTTTGTATCCGTAAAGCTGATGTTACTTTGTTGCATTCAGTAGATACAGTAGTTGCTGCCAAAGTCC comes from Salmo trutta chromosome 7, fSalTru1.1, whole genome shotgun sequence and encodes:
- the si:dkey-24l11.2 gene encoding uncharacterized protein si:dkey-24l11.2 is translated as MERSPVNSVEVSPESNGDSVALCHNEEESRNQPAHGGPQVQLCRFYSQGRHCNFGRKCRFLHQRGDSTTLTQGKVENRTNRRSEQENQRGTGPHSHPGITQQNPVVDSPGDVGHRLPSKPRAAPTRGERANNRRPCRYFLSGCCTMEDRCHYWHPPQFPLVDDQPVGDGGRPRVPHAPPPSALQVVKLSDLTDNITKQLRDTEIKQLIKRFPKEQLIVQERSDGQVTFYRATVQPTDPDWPFDLKDVDIMVSFPEKYPQEVFTLDIPLDQDLPSVMGRYVEQASLEWLQAKHATNQLMGKVELLFRPFLRWLDRSMERLFTEGARQLKKDMEIAKAGIQFVPYQKLQATVYKEPAADDTPDPVLHTATDEESREGEDEEGKKLLVPGCDDDDDDDDDDGGVSDEEDQGKVENIKLSEPRRGTEVKLLGLRLGEGTATVVATQITVCLQCSRCKVTADLTLNGRNPCTAQCEKCNAGISAAFRPSMLHHYSDVLGYLDLGTAAPVDLVLQDCDLVIVCLNCSKEGPVKNLLYGQSKEFNCQHCHSKLSILVDSTRFQYIPPRKEKTGHSDSSLTYRRNIRDPAIQMGKPLPEKGSCKHYRQSHRWLRFSCCGRAYPCDVCHDEDQDHPMELATRMICGHCCKEQPYSNGKPCVSCGGMMTRGAYTSHWEGGLGCRSKVKMSRNDKHKYANTNKTISRKAASEKK